Proteins from a single region of Methanotorris igneus Kol 5:
- a CDS encoding M20/M25/M40 family metallo-hydrolase — protein sequence MTPKEFNPIELWEDLSKIRTDNEEGVKKAFKYLSNFFDNLGIKNRIIKGCFVAYRDFEDLQNGVLLNSHIDTVKVLREFEKDDENFYGTGVCDAKAPLVSLVHAFLNNENAVLVVSPDEERDSCGIYNFCHWLKENTKTKKFYCIVGEPTDLKVCIGHKGRFEVVVKAYGKSGHASDPNNGINAIEIIVDVICDLRNFPCSFIEVNGKKYYSSITPTMIKGGIQPNIIPNRAEVILDVRSVEENLMEKIKDYLKEKRYSKYVEVYLNKRKVPYADFYILKNEELLNSISKDFEIDFFNATCEAFYFGNILNADVLIFGAGSLDVIHSPNEFLSIKEFEKGLKMADDLLNRILDFK from the coding sequence ATGACACCAAAAGAGTTTAATCCAATTGAATTATGGGAAGATTTATCAAAAATAAGAACTGATAATGAAGAAGGCGTAAAAAAGGCATTTAAATATTTATCTAATTTTTTTGACAATTTAGGTATAAAGAATAGAATAATTAAGGGGTGTTTTGTCGCTTACAGGGATTTTGAGGACTTGCAGAATGGAGTTCTATTAAATTCACATATAGATACAGTTAAAGTTTTGAGGGAATTTGAAAAAGATGACGAGAATTTTTATGGAACTGGTGTTTGTGATGCCAAAGCTCCGCTTGTTTCATTAGTACATGCCTTTTTGAACAACGAAAATGCTGTTTTAGTTGTTTCTCCTGATGAGGAAAGGGACTCATGTGGTATATACAATTTTTGCCATTGGTTAAAAGAGAACACAAAAACTAAAAAATTCTACTGCATTGTTGGAGAACCTACTGATTTAAAAGTGTGTATTGGACATAAGGGGAGGTTTGAAGTTGTTGTTAAGGCATATGGAAAATCTGGTCATGCATCAGACCCAAATAACGGCATAAATGCCATAGAAATAATAGTTGATGTAATTTGTGACTTAAGGAATTTTCCATGCAGTTTTATAGAGGTTAATGGAAAAAAATACTATTCATCAATAACCCCAACCATGATAAAGGGAGGCATCCAGCCAAATATAATCCCAAACCGTGCAGAAGTTATTTTGGACGTTAGGAGTGTAGAAGAAAATTTAATGGAAAAAATAAAAGATTATTTAAAAGAAAAAAGATACTCAAAATATGTTGAAGTATATTTGAACAAAAGAAAAGTTCCTTATGCGGATTTCTATATACTAAAAAATGAAGAACTACTAAATTCAATATCAAAAGATTTTGAAATTGACTTTTTTAATGCAACATGTGAAGCATTTTACTTTGGCAATATACTAAATGCAGATGTTTTAATCTTTGGGGCTGGAAGTTTAGATGTTATCCATTCTCCAAATGAATTTTTAAGCATTAAAGAATTTGAAAAAGGATTGAAAATGGCAGATGATTTATTAAACCGCATACTCGATTTTAAATGA